From one Bacteroides intestinalis DSM 17393 genomic stretch:
- a CDS encoding NigD1/NigD2 family lipoprotein yields the protein MKKLHWLFMMMCLAVLPALQSCDDLDGGYSIGDFSYPNWATIRVKGNAFYMESDTWGTLWPINTDMGWYQPVDGQRVVTVFNPIYDNYEGYDHAVKILRLEHALTKVVEPLTAENEEEYGNDPVLIYKGDLTVSGGYMNIVFMQNLPKDPDTKHRISLVQPAEATADAVSEDDGYLHLELRYNNYGDVSGRRAAGLVSFNLKEVLTPEMKGIKLKLNSEVNKEVEIVFEKQSSNAEEASNLDFSKMQLK from the coding sequence ATGAAGAAATTACATTGGTTATTTATGATGATGTGCCTGGCGGTGCTACCTGCCTTGCAATCGTGCGATGATCTCGACGGCGGATACTCAATCGGGGACTTTTCTTATCCGAACTGGGCTACTATACGTGTAAAGGGGAATGCTTTCTATATGGAGAGTGATACTTGGGGAACACTTTGGCCTATCAATACGGATATGGGCTGGTATCAGCCGGTAGACGGACAACGTGTGGTTACGGTGTTCAATCCTATTTATGATAATTATGAAGGATATGACCATGCTGTGAAGATCTTGCGTCTTGAGCATGCCCTGACGAAAGTAGTGGAACCGTTGACTGCTGAGAATGAGGAAGAATATGGTAATGATCCGGTACTGATTTATAAGGGAGACCTGACGGTCAGTGGTGGTTATATGAACATTGTCTTTATGCAGAACTTGCCGAAGGATCCTGATACGAAACATCGTATCAGTCTGGTGCAACCTGCTGAAGCTACAGCAGATGCTGTGAGTGAAGATGACGGATATCTCCATCTTGAACTTCGTTATAATAACTACGGTGATGTAAGTGGACGCCGTGCCGCCGGATTAGTTTCTTTCAATCTAAAAGAAGTATTGACTCCTGAGATGAAGGGTATCAAGCTGAAACTTAATTCGGAAGTGAATAAAGAAGTAGAAATAGTATTTGAAAAACAATCAAGTAATGCTGAAGAAGCTTCGAACTTAGATTTCTCAAAGATGCAATTGAAGTAG